Proteins from one Palaemon carinicauda isolate YSFRI2023 chromosome 26, ASM3689809v2, whole genome shotgun sequence genomic window:
- the LOC137619857 gene encoding uncharacterized protein: MFHQVKVPEEDRDCLRYLWWPEGVTSKELQVFRMTSHVFGARSSPSVVNFCLRKTALDFGSMYNEEASNSIHRNFYVDNLLKAMDDEEECIKLTRDLINLCRDGGVRLNQWTSSSKQILAAIPREERDDSVAVLDLNKDELPTERALGIHWNMSIDVFTFRIVHKDKPSNRRGVLSVVASIYDPLGYLSPVTLIAKILLQEMCGRKLSWDEEMSADELVRWKTWLAQLPQLEEFQLRRSFILPDFGDVNTLQLHHFADASQTGYGIVSYLRVVGVNGKIHCTLVIGRARVAPLKRTTIPRLELTAAAIAAHMDSKLKTELDLKLAPSVFWTDSTSVLKYLRNPTARYQTFVDNRVNLIRDTSDIMAWRYINTTANPADLASRGLSVADFLQSSLWFSGPDFLKMDETHWPTMPEDVVRGELDPDAEVKTSLVFDITKKEPTFIESIATRFSSWLKFVRTVAWMTRFIRHMQKARPYSGDSLSSAELHTAENLIWRLTQSQEYEEELSTLSKKERSLKRSSKLIKLRPFLKDGLLHVGGRLQKSTLADTAKHPIILPSNSLAVKLMVRATHESCGHCGKNHLMTQLRTNYWIVRGNAIVKTVIRECLVSRRLSRRPLVQVMAELPSDRLCPDEPPFTNTGSYCFGPFLVKQGRSTVKRWSAIFTCLTLRAVHLEVIDTME, from the coding sequence ATGTTCCATCAGGTGAAGGTACCTGAAGAGGACAGAGACTGTCTGAGGTACCTCTGGTGGCCAGAAGGTGTCACCAGCAAAGAACTCCAAGTCTTCAGAATGACGTCCCACGTTTTTGGCGCAAGATCATCGCCGAGCGTCGTTAACTTCTGCTTACGCAAAACGGCCCTGGACTTCGGAAGCATGTATAACGAAGAAGCTTCTAACTCTATACATCGCAACTTCTACGTCGACAACCTCCTCAAGGCGATGGATGATGAGGAAGAATGCATTAAACTGACAAGAGATCTGATCAACCTGTGCAGGGATGGAGGTGTCCGTCTTAACCAATGGACCTCCAGCAGCAAGCAAATTCTAGCTGCGATCCCCAGAGAAGAACGAGACGACTCTGTGGCTGTCCTAGACTTGAATAAAGATGAGCTGCCAACTGAACGAGCCCTGGGGATCCATTGGAATATGAGCATAGACGTGTTCACGTTCAGAATCGTCCATAAAGACAAGCCTTCCAACCGACGTGGTGTGCTCTCTGTTGTTGCATCGATCTATGACCCCTTGGGCTACTTATCCCCCGTCACTTTGATCGCGAAGATCCTGTTGCAAGAAATGTGCGGAAGGAAGCTCTCGTGGGATGAGGAGATGTCTGCTGATGAACTTGTTCGATGGAAGACCTGGCTTGCGCAGTTGCCACAACTGGAAGAGTTCCAACTGCGAAGGTCCTTCATACTACCAGACTTCGGAGATGTTAACACCCTTCAGCTGCACCACTTTGCAGACGCAAGTCAGACAGGCTATGGTATAGTCTCTTACTTGCGTGTAGTTGGTGTCAATGGAAAGATTCATTGCACTCTCGTCATAGGACGGGCGAGAGTCGCCCCTTTGAAAAGGACCACCATCCCTCGTCTTGAGCTGACGGCGGCTGCTATCGCTGCACATATGGACTCAAAGCTGAAGACTGAGCTCGATCTGAAACTGGCCCCGTCAGTCTTCTGGACTGATAGCACGTCAGTACTGAAATATCTCAGAAATCCGACTGCGAGGTATCAGACCTTCGTGGACAATAGGGTCAATCTCATTAGGGATACATCCGACATTATGGCTTGGAGATACATCAATACTACTGCGAACCCAGCAGACCTCGCGTCACGTGGCCTCTCCGTCGCTGACTTCCTCCAATCATCTTTGTGGTTTTCAGGACCAGATTTCCTCAAGATGGACGAAACGCACTGGCCAACCATGCCCGAAGATGTTGTCAGAGGAGAGCTTGATCCAGACGCCGAAGTGAAGACTTCTCTCGTCTTCGATATAACGAAGAAAGAACCAACGTTCATTGAATCAATAGCGACAAGATTCTCCTCCTGGTTGAAGTTTGTCAGGACCGTCGCGTGGATGACAAGATTTATCCGCCACATGCAGAAGGCTCGCCCATACAGCGGCGACTCACTCTCGAGTGCGGAGCTGCATACCGCGGAGAATTTGATCTGGAGACTGACCCAAAGCCAAGAGTATGAAGAAGAGTTAAGCACCCTCTCGAAGAAGGAAAGATCGCTGAAGAGGTCTAGTAAATTAATCAAGCTGAGACCATTTCTCAAGGATGGATTGCTCCACGTTGGTGGTCGATTGCAGAAATCAACACTGGCAGATACGGCCAAGCATCCGATCATCCTACCCAGCAATTCTCTGGCGGTCAAGCTTATGGTGAGAGCCACGCATGAATCCTGCGGCCATTGTGGCAAGAACCACCTGATGACCCAGTTGAGGACAAACTACTGGATCGTCCGCGGAAATGCGATCGTCAAGACTGTCATTCGAGAATGCTTGGTCAGTCGCAGACTAAGTCGTCGTCCTTTAGTTCAGGTGATGGCTGAACTGCCATCCGACCGGCTTTGTCCAGATGAACCCCCCTTTACTAACACTGGGTCGTACTGCTTCGGACCGTTCTTAGTGAAGCAAGGAAGGTCCACAGTGAAGCGTTGGAGCGCTATCTTCACATGCCTTACCTTGCGAGCAGTCCAcctggaagtgattgatacaatgGAATAA
- the LOC137619858 gene encoding uncharacterized protein, whose translation MWSDNGTNIVATERVLREALQRFNKGEIRDTLSIRGIEWNFHPPHASHFGGVWERLIRSVRRALTAACLQQVTTDETLRTLFCEVEAVVNSRPLTKINDDPNCPAPLTPNMILTLKGSPDPFTSTCKKDMYVKKPWRQAQFLADEFWHRWIQEYLPLLQERQKWSVPKRDINVGDVVLTLDERLPRGSWPLGKVMEVTRSADGRVRQALIKTENGEFRRPVQKLCLLLENDKGDDIK comes from the coding sequence ATGTGGTCCGACAACGGGACCAACATTGTGGCCACGGAACGAGTGCTAAGAGAAGCTCTCCAGCGCTTCAACAAAGGAGAAATCAGAGACACACTCTCGATCCGAGGAATAGAGTGGAACTTTCATCCACCACATGCCTCACACTTCGGCGGAGTGTGGGAGCGTCTGATCAGGTCCGTCCGAAGAGCCCTCACAGCGGCCTGTCTCCAACAAGTCACGACTGATGAAACGCTTCGCACTCTGTTCTGCGAAGTGGAGGCTGTTGTTAATAGCCGACCTCTGACGAAGATCAACGACGACCCGAACTGCCCTGCCCCTCTCACGCCTAACATGATCCTAACTTTGAAAGGGTCACCCGATCCCTTCACATCCACATGCAAGAAGGACATGTATGTGAAGAAGCCATGGAGACAGGCACAGTTCCTCGCTGACGAATTCTGGCACAGGTGGATACAGGAGTATCTCCCCCTGCTTCAGGAGCGCCAGAAGTGGTCAGTCCCAAAGCGTGACATCAACGTCGGTGACGTCGTTCTAACGCTGGACGAGCGGCTTCCCCGAGGCAGCTGGCCTTTAGGGAAAGTCATGGAGGTCACTCGGAGCGCTGACGGTCGCGTACGTCAAGCTTTGATCAAGACTGAGAACGGCGAGTTCAGAAGGCCTGTGCAGAAACTGtgccttctcttggaaaatgataaAGGCGATGATATAAAGTGA